Proteins co-encoded in one Methanomassiliicoccales archaeon genomic window:
- a CDS encoding DUF998 domain-containing protein translates to MMFIASTQLIICLMLAEATYPGYSISENYISDLGVGPSPAYWIFNISVFIFGLLALYSAYLVDTLFGKRLNAILLAIAGIGAAGVGLFHEDLGAIHVLMAFLAFFFGGLSAIFTFKIVKGPFALLSFALGTISIIALILQGAGVYLGIGVGGMERMIFYPVMLWAAAFGGYLMGNEDGLVK, encoded by the coding sequence ATGATGTTCATAGCGAGCACTCAACTCATCATTTGTTTGATGCTGGCGGAAGCGACTTACCCTGGTTACAGCATCTCCGAGAATTATATTAGCGACCTGGGAGTGGGTCCCTCACCAGCTTACTGGATATTCAACATCTCCGTGTTCATCTTTGGCCTTTTGGCCCTTTACTCCGCTTATCTAGTTGACACCTTATTTGGAAAGCGGTTGAACGCGATTCTACTGGCTATAGCTGGCATCGGAGCGGCGGGTGTAGGCCTATTCCATGAGGACCTGGGGGCAATCCATGTCTTAATGGCGTTCCTTGCGTTCTTCTTTGGAGGGCTATCTGCCATATTCACATTCAAGATAGTGAAGGGCCCTTTCGCCCTGCTTTCGTTTGCCCTCGGGACTATCAGCATTATCGCACTGATACTGCAGGGAGCCGGTGTCTATCTTGGAATCGGCGTGGGCGGCATGGAGCGAATGATCTTCTATCCGGTCATGCTTTGGGCAGCGGCCTTTGGCGGATATCTAATGGGCAACGAGGATGGTCTCGTCAAGTAA
- a CDS encoding alpha/beta hydrolase yields MKKAGNLMQLPDGSTLGKGGDFAEINGANIYYEEHGDGEPLILLHGAWSSVESFLNQAGDFCARYRIIIPERRGHGRSADTPGPYSYAQGAKDMFSLIHELGIERAHLLGWSAGAIVGLMMAMEDPGLFSSFIPISGTFHRKGYHEHFLRWFDSSTPKSLGKVMIEIYRRNSPDGADHFPEFFEKVKAQATTHPDYAKEDLKKLKVPTLIIAADKDIIKLDHLVDYFFNVPEGELSIVPGTTHMLPVEKPELLNMQILEFLQENSFR; encoded by the coding sequence ATGAAGAAGGCTGGCAATCTCATGCAGCTGCCTGATGGCAGCACTCTTGGAAAAGGGGGTGACTTCGCGGAGATCAATGGGGCCAATATCTATTACGAAGAACATGGAGACGGCGAACCATTGATACTTCTCCACGGCGCATGGTCCTCTGTGGAGTCCTTTCTCAATCAGGCTGGGGACTTCTGTGCCCGATACAGAATAATCATCCCTGAGAGAAGAGGACATGGTCGAAGTGCGGACACTCCTGGGCCCTATAGCTACGCACAAGGCGCCAAGGATATGTTCTCCCTAATTCACGAGCTTGGGATAGAACGGGCCCATCTCTTAGGGTGGAGCGCTGGCGCAATCGTGGGTCTGATGATGGCCATGGAGGATCCGGGACTATTTTCGAGTTTTATCCCTATCAGCGGGACATTCCATAGGAAAGGGTACCACGAACACTTCCTAAGATGGTTTGATAGTTCGACTCCCAAGTCATTGGGAAAGGTCATGATCGAGATCTACAGGCGCAACTCACCTGATGGTGCTGACCATTTCCCTGAGTTCTTCGAGAAGGTCAAAGCACAGGCAACTACACATCCAGATTATGCCAAGGAGGATCTCAAGAAATTGAAGGTACCCACCCTCATCATCGCCGCTGACAAAGACATCATCAAGCTGGACCACCTCGTGGATTATTTCTTTAATGTTCCCGAGGGAGAGTTGAGCATCGTTCCAGGCACGACCCACATGCTTCCTGTAGAGAAGCCCGAATTGCTCAATATGCAGATCCTTGAATTCCTTCAGGAAAATTCATTTCGATGA
- a CDS encoding MFS transporter — protein MEEGETAECNYNIRAIIAISFFAHLLVHTYMVIFPVLIPFVVEEFGVDYLVVGAIYTVSNIAFGFGAIGAGFLADKIGSKKLIVACALGMGFSSLLVGMTSSLEGLVVTLFLLGLSASLYHPASFSLISKATAARGKAFGVHGVGGSIGLAIAPLIGVPIALEWGWRASFIVIAIPGIILGLVTVATKLGEEITRIKRSLPAFRTLFTRAFIITLGIYACYGLCFQGVVGFLPAFLTEVGGIVLGGILASTITLAMGAPGQLVGGMLTDRSGTIKFLSMVFALLGIVLVIMAIVPGALAVLIGFAAGFLIFSSQPGTGTLLAEQSSAQVRGFAYGLAFMANFGVGAFGTSLAGFIADETGNLSYIFPAMACFMGLALILLVILRWKGVVSSDQS, from the coding sequence ATGGAAGAAGGCGAAACCGCGGAATGCAACTACAATATCAGGGCGATAATTGCCATCAGTTTCTTCGCCCATCTCTTGGTGCATACCTATATGGTCATTTTCCCTGTCCTGATTCCGTTCGTGGTAGAGGAGTTCGGCGTGGACTACCTTGTAGTAGGCGCGATATACACCGTCTCCAACATCGCCTTCGGATTTGGGGCCATAGGAGCCGGGTTCCTTGCTGACAAGATAGGATCTAAGAAACTCATCGTTGCCTGTGCTTTGGGAATGGGCTTCTCTTCCCTGCTGGTAGGAATGACATCTAGTCTTGAAGGTCTCGTCGTTACGCTTTTCTTGCTTGGGCTGTCAGCAAGCCTGTATCATCCAGCGAGCTTCAGTCTCATCTCCAAAGCTACCGCAGCGAGGGGCAAGGCTTTCGGCGTCCATGGTGTTGGTGGGAGCATTGGCCTCGCAATTGCGCCGCTAATCGGGGTTCCTATTGCACTTGAATGGGGCTGGAGAGCTTCATTCATCGTCATTGCCATACCGGGGATAATCCTGGGACTCGTGACGGTTGCCACCAAGTTGGGCGAGGAGATAACCAGGATAAAGAGATCCTTACCAGCATTCCGCACCCTGTTCACCCGTGCCTTCATAATAACACTCGGCATTTACGCATGTTACGGCCTCTGCTTCCAGGGAGTGGTGGGTTTCCTTCCAGCATTTCTTACGGAGGTTGGGGGGATAGTTCTTGGTGGAATACTTGCCAGCACGATCACGTTGGCGATGGGGGCTCCCGGTCAGCTCGTGGGGGGTATGCTTACAGACAGGAGTGGTACGATCAAGTTCCTAAGTATGGTTTTCGCGCTGCTGGGAATTGTCTTGGTCATCATGGCGATTGTGCCAGGAGCGCTTGCAGTCTTGATAGGATTTGCCGCTGGTTTCCTGATATTCTCTTCCCAACCCGGAACCGGAACCCTGCTTGCCGAACAGTCCTCCGCTCAGGTGAGAGGTTTCGCCTATGGTCTAGCCTTCATGGCGAACTTTGGAGTAGGCGCCTTCGGGACGTCCCTTGCAGGATTCATTGCTGATGAGACAGGCAACCTCTCATACATCTTTCCCGCAATGGCCTGCTTCATGGGATTGGCACTCATCCTTCTGGTCATACTGAGATGGAAGGGTGTAGTGTCTTCCGATCAGTCATAG
- a CDS encoding 4Fe-4S dicluster domain-containing protein codes for MELADSELLIRITELSGENLRSCYQCGKCSASCPMTDFMDLFPRDVIKQILEGKEQVLLSETPWVCASCFSCTVRCPNEIDIAGVMEAVRQIRLREKYDRFHPSRIPLDELEGLPQIALIGCFRKMTG; via the coding sequence ATGGAATTGGCAGACAGTGAGTTGCTCATCAGGATCACGGAACTGAGCGGAGAGAACCTCAGGTCGTGCTATCAGTGCGGGAAGTGCTCGGCCTCCTGCCCAATGACTGACTTCATGGACCTATTCCCACGAGATGTTATCAAACAGATTCTAGAAGGGAAGGAGCAGGTTCTCTTAAGTGAGACACCATGGGTTTGCGCATCTTGCTTCTCGTGCACGGTAAGATGTCCCAACGAGATCGATATCGCCGGGGTGATGGAGGCCGTGAGGCAGATCAGGCTGAGGGAGAAGTACGACAGGTTCCATCCTTCAAGAATTCCCTTGGATGAACTCGAAGGGTTGCCACAGATCGCCCTTATCGGATGCTTCAGGAAGATGACTGGATGA
- a CDS encoding heterodisulfide reductase, subunit B: MKSITYFPGCTHHTNGRNMESSGKAVLETLGYQLEEMPEWICCGTVFGLSEDDLFHQVAPIRNLARVENAGDDKLVTMCAMCYNTLGRANLLVRKDKVALEALNRFMDDEPDYHGVVDVFHLSQFLRDEVGFEKISSKVRRPLKGLKVMPYYGCLLLRPEEVSIDSMEDPTIICDILEAVGVQSIKGSYISQCCGSYHTVDKKEAVARRAFEIISSARKKGAEMIALACPLCEFNLDDRQRLLSDNGMPVLYFTELLALAFGLEDSCDFDEHYVDPRPLLREKGLLGGSNGQE, from the coding sequence ATGAAGAGTATCACCTACTTTCCGGGTTGCACCCACCATACAAACGGGCGCAATATGGAATCCAGCGGAAAGGCCGTTCTGGAAACCCTCGGTTACCAACTTGAGGAAATGCCAGAATGGATATGCTGCGGAACGGTCTTTGGATTGAGCGAAGATGATCTGTTCCATCAAGTGGCCCCCATCAGGAACCTGGCACGCGTGGAGAATGCGGGTGATGACAAGCTCGTAACCATGTGCGCCATGTGCTACAACACCCTTGGGAGGGCTAATCTCCTTGTGAGAAAGGATAAGGTGGCCCTCGAAGCGTTGAACAGGTTCATGGATGACGAGCCGGATTACCACGGAGTGGTTGACGTGTTCCACCTCAGCCAGTTCCTGAGGGACGAGGTGGGATTTGAGAAGATATCCAGCAAAGTCAGGCGACCATTGAAAGGGCTCAAGGTGATGCCTTATTATGGGTGCCTCTTGCTCCGCCCGGAGGAGGTCTCCATCGACAGCATGGAGGACCCCACGATCATCTGTGATATCCTAGAAGCGGTGGGCGTCCAATCTATCAAGGGCTCATATATCTCGCAGTGCTGCGGATCGTACCACACCGTTGACAAGAAGGAGGCCGTGGCCCGCAGGGCGTTCGAGATCATATCATCTGCAAGGAAAAAGGGGGCAGAAATGATCGCTCTTGCTTGTCCTCTTTGCGAGTTCAATCTTGACGATAGACAGCGTCTTCTGAGTGACAACGGAATGCCTGTCCTGTACTTCACAGAGCTGCTAGCCTTAGCCTTTGGACTGGAGGACAGCTGCGATTTTGACGAACATTACGTTGATCCACGTCCCCTTCTGAGGGAGAAGGGGTTGTTGGGGGGATCCAATGGGCAAGAATAA
- a CDS encoding 4Fe-4S dicluster domain-containing protein: MGKNKISVYIMGKEHRVPEGLTIMKALEYAGYRLIRGCGCRAGFCGACATIYRKKGDYKLYTALACQTTAENGMYLTQLPFIPANKSEYDLEKIRAGPNTILSIYPEVARCVACNTCTKACPQDIQVMDYIQAVKRGDITRAADLSFNCLQCGLCTARCPAEIKQYHVAQLARRLHGRYLAIKSEPLSKRISELEEGCFENEIDEMIELKPEDLRKRYFEREIKVSE, translated from the coding sequence ATGGGCAAGAATAAGATCAGCGTCTACATCATGGGAAAGGAGCATCGGGTGCCTGAAGGTTTGACCATCATGAAGGCACTGGAGTACGCAGGATACCGATTGATAAGGGGGTGCGGCTGTAGAGCGGGGTTCTGCGGAGCCTGTGCCACGATCTACCGGAAGAAAGGTGATTACAAACTGTACACCGCGCTGGCCTGCCAGACCACGGCGGAGAACGGCATGTATCTCACCCAGCTTCCGTTCATTCCGGCCAACAAGTCCGAGTATGATCTCGAGAAGATCCGGGCTGGGCCCAACACAATACTGTCAATCTATCCCGAGGTGGCAAGATGCGTTGCATGCAACACCTGCACCAAGGCTTGTCCCCAGGACATTCAAGTTATGGATTACATTCAGGCGGTCAAAAGGGGCGATATCACCAGGGCCGCGGATCTCTCGTTCAACTGCCTCCAGTGTGGACTGTGTACCGCCCGATGCCCTGCCGAGATAAAGCAATACCATGTTGCTCAATTGGCTCGAAGGCTTCACGGTAGATACCTGGCAATAAAATCAGAGCCACTCTCGAAAAGGATCAGTGAGCTAGAAGAAGGGTGCTTTGAGAACGAGATAGACGAGATGATCGAACTGAAACCCGAGGATCTCAGGAAGAGGTACTTCGAAAGGGAGATCAAGGTCTCGGAGTGA
- a CDS encoding FAD-binding protein, with translation MDMKFIDGYPEYMRQSIKKVEATREKRISLDMEPMSAEEREEVLSTYHPDYVKGGKRSLKVGASKGEMVHHETANILEARPQVNPDEIDLGCINRDVDILIIGGGGAGTVAALHAVYEGILPEDILITTKLRHGDANSMMAQGGIQAADGLDDDPSIHFLDAIGGGHFANKPDLVKALVMDAPRIIDWHQRLGVMYEREDDGHFVERPGGGTSRPRLHSAKDYTGMEIMRVIRDEARNLGLEVEEFSPAVELLTDGDTVTGAILMDLETREYSIIRAKSVILTTGGFGRLHIQGYPTTNHYGATADGLVLAYHVGARITDMDSAQYHPTGAAYPEPILGQLITEKVRGMGAMPVNIDGEAFVYPLEPRDVESASFIRECKTRGKGIETPTGMLGVWLDSPMIEEIHGPGTIKKELIAMWRMEHQFGIDMSQDPILVYPTLHYQNGGVEIDVDGWTGVPGLYAGGEVAGGVHGKNRLMGNSLLDYNVFGRRSGISAARHAKKASPGKITFDHVIRFNSLLDEAGIDTERRSPMLLPDYRGERAIARALNISI, from the coding sequence ATGGACATGAAATTCATTGACGGCTACCCAGAATATATGAGACAATCGATAAAGAAGGTCGAGGCCACCCGTGAGAAGAGGATCTCGTTGGATATGGAGCCCATGTCTGCCGAGGAACGGGAGGAGGTTCTCTCAACATATCACCCCGACTATGTGAAAGGGGGAAAACGTTCTCTGAAGGTGGGGGCAAGTAAAGGTGAGATGGTCCATCATGAGACCGCCAATATTCTCGAGGCGAGGCCGCAGGTGAATCCCGATGAAATCGATCTCGGCTGCATCAACCGTGATGTCGACATCCTCATTATAGGGGGCGGGGGAGCTGGAACCGTCGCTGCACTTCACGCGGTCTACGAAGGAATTCTTCCAGAGGATATACTCATAACCACCAAGCTGAGGCATGGAGATGCCAACAGCATGATGGCCCAGGGGGGCATTCAAGCGGCGGACGGTCTGGATGACGATCCCTCCATCCATTTCCTCGATGCGATAGGTGGAGGACACTTCGCCAACAAACCAGACCTGGTCAAGGCGCTGGTAATGGACGCCCCGAGGATCATCGATTGGCATCAAAGGCTAGGTGTCATGTACGAAAGGGAGGATGATGGCCATTTCGTAGAGAGGCCGGGTGGAGGTACGAGTAGACCTCGGCTCCACAGCGCAAAGGATTACACTGGCATGGAAATAATGAGGGTCATTCGGGACGAGGCCCGCAATCTTGGACTTGAGGTTGAGGAGTTCTCCCCAGCGGTCGAACTGCTCACCGACGGCGATACAGTAACCGGAGCGATACTCATGGATCTTGAAACCCGTGAGTACAGCATAATAAGGGCCAAATCGGTCATACTGACTACCGGCGGTTTCGGGAGACTTCATATTCAGGGATATCCCACTACCAATCATTACGGGGCAACAGCGGACGGTCTGGTTCTCGCCTACCATGTCGGAGCCAGGATCACAGACATGGACAGCGCGCAGTACCATCCAACGGGAGCAGCTTACCCAGAACCCATATTGGGTCAGCTCATCACCGAGAAGGTCAGGGGGATGGGCGCGATGCCCGTCAACATTGACGGAGAGGCTTTTGTCTACCCGCTGGAGCCAAGGGATGTGGAAAGCGCCTCGTTCATTAGGGAGTGTAAGACCAGGGGAAAAGGCATTGAGACACCAACAGGAATGCTCGGGGTGTGGCTTGATAGCCCAATGATCGAGGAGATTCACGGTCCCGGGACAATAAAGAAGGAGCTCATCGCCATGTGGCGTATGGAGCATCAGTTCGGGATCGACATGTCTCAGGACCCCATACTGGTATACCCCACCCTGCACTACCAGAACGGAGGGGTGGAGATCGATGTTGACGGCTGGACCGGTGTGCCCGGCCTGTACGCAGGAGGCGAAGTGGCTGGAGGCGTTCACGGAAAGAATAGACTCATGGGTAACAGTTTGCTGGATTACAATGTGTTCGGTAGAAGGTCGGGTATTTCCGCCGCTAGGCATGCGAAGAAAGCATCACCTGGGAAGATCACCTTCGACCATGTGATCAGATTCAATTCACTGCTTGACGAGGCCGGGATCGATACCGAGAGGAGATCTCCAATGTTGCTTCCCGATTACAGGGGAGAGAGGGCTATCGCGAGGGCCCTCAATATCTCTATCTGA
- a CDS encoding hydrogenase iron-sulfur subunit, with protein sequence MDIDALSNDVARWEDVYVDDELFLCSESGQEKIRRSIDEQGLDKVVIAACSPGHHYHVFRDCIGERINPFLWEFVNIREQCSWVHKGKEATEKALALIKGGVEKTRLLDPIGTVKVPVSKDILVVGGGIAGIQAAIELDSKEHRVYLIEKEPSIGGNMVKLDKTFPTEDCSMCTISPKLSDVARRKNVELLTYSEVEEVSGRPGEYHVKIRRKPRFVDEKRCTGCGACDQTSYEKLVVPNGIEIVDRLSIDRELCTNCGACAKICAKAGHEAMKKGEDLPSYDSSHCVGCFKCVEKCPKDAITIINACPVRVSSEFDHGIGSRAAIYVPFAQALPATRTRDPVNCLRLNGTMPDCVGCETICPADAIVHEDEESFVEVTVGAIIVATGYELKDMSGTEYNLAHPDVITGLQLERLLNASGPTGGELRRPSNGLLPTTVTFIQCVGSRDLRYNPYCSKICCMYAIKQARLIKQRWPQVDVNICYMDLRAAGRWYEEYYKTVREMGVTFIRGNAADVLDNEENNIVRVEDTLDLERKIQLIESDLVVLSVSMNPSKGTLDIAKILGAKMGEDSFLNPLHPKIEPVDTVLDGIFIAGTCSGPKPIQESIAEANAVASRASTFLHNDEMEVDLTTACIDPLVCIGCEVCKEGCNYSAVMKEEDKFTVGEISCKSCGKCVSSCPSGALQLRGLTDDQIEAQIKGILEQAPGSIVALCCQHCSYNAADLAGLAKRKYTSKVKIIRTPCTGRISMNHILTAFVNGASGVMVAGCMEDDCHYVDGNYAAKEKVKKIREMLELMGISGERVEMFNMSSSMGGRWIECVNEMEGRCQ encoded by the coding sequence GTGGACATTGATGCCCTTAGCAATGATGTTGCCCGGTGGGAGGACGTCTACGTGGACGACGAGCTCTTCCTGTGCTCCGAAAGTGGTCAGGAAAAGATAAGGAGATCCATTGACGAGCAGGGGCTGGATAAGGTCGTGATAGCCGCTTGTAGCCCGGGTCACCATTACCATGTCTTCCGGGACTGCATAGGGGAAAGGATCAATCCCTTCCTGTGGGAGTTCGTCAACATCAGGGAGCAGTGCAGCTGGGTACACAAGGGGAAAGAGGCCACCGAAAAGGCACTGGCACTCATCAAGGGCGGTGTCGAGAAGACCAGGCTCCTCGATCCCATTGGGACGGTCAAGGTTCCGGTGAGTAAGGACATCTTAGTAGTGGGAGGAGGTATCGCAGGAATCCAAGCCGCTATCGAGTTGGATTCCAAAGAACATAGAGTGTACCTGATAGAGAAGGAACCAAGCATCGGGGGGAACATGGTCAAGCTGGACAAGACCTTTCCCACCGAGGACTGCTCAATGTGCACCATCTCCCCAAAGCTGAGCGATGTCGCAAGGAGAAAGAATGTCGAACTTCTCACCTACTCCGAGGTGGAAGAGGTCTCAGGGAGACCAGGTGAATATCACGTCAAAATAAGAAGGAAACCCAGATTCGTGGACGAAAAGAGGTGTACGGGCTGCGGTGCATGCGATCAGACCTCATATGAGAAGCTCGTCGTCCCTAATGGAATAGAGATAGTGGACAGGCTATCGATCGACCGGGAGTTGTGCACCAACTGCGGGGCTTGTGCCAAGATATGCGCGAAAGCTGGACATGAGGCGATGAAAAAGGGGGAGGATCTTCCATCCTATGATAGCAGCCATTGCGTGGGTTGCTTCAAATGCGTGGAGAAATGCCCCAAGGACGCTATCACCATCATTAATGCCTGCCCGGTGAGGGTCAGCTCGGAGTTTGACCACGGCATCGGTTCCAGGGCAGCAATATATGTCCCATTCGCTCAAGCCCTCCCAGCCACCAGGACCAGGGATCCAGTCAATTGCCTCAGACTAAATGGCACCATGCCCGACTGCGTGGGGTGCGAGACCATCTGCCCGGCTGACGCCATAGTCCACGAGGACGAGGAGTCCTTCGTGGAGGTCACGGTTGGAGCTATAATTGTGGCAACGGGATACGAGCTCAAGGACATGTCGGGAACGGAGTACAATCTCGCCCATCCTGATGTCATAACAGGGCTGCAGCTTGAGCGCCTTCTGAACGCTTCCGGTCCGACTGGGGGAGAGCTCAGGAGACCGAGCAACGGACTGCTGCCGACGACGGTGACCTTCATACAGTGCGTTGGAAGCCGGGACCTGAGGTACAATCCCTACTGCTCTAAGATTTGCTGTATGTACGCCATTAAGCAGGCCCGTCTCATCAAGCAGAGATGGCCTCAGGTCGATGTGAACATATGCTACATGGATCTCAGGGCAGCGGGAAGGTGGTACGAGGAGTACTACAAGACGGTCAGAGAGATGGGCGTCACTTTCATACGCGGGAACGCGGCCGACGTCCTTGACAATGAGGAGAACAACATAGTCAGGGTGGAGGATACCCTCGACCTTGAAAGAAAGATCCAGCTGATCGAATCCGATCTGGTTGTGCTGAGCGTGTCCATGAATCCTTCGAAAGGGACATTGGACATCGCCAAGATCCTAGGTGCCAAGATGGGAGAGGACTCGTTCCTCAATCCGTTGCACCCCAAGATCGAGCCGGTAGACACCGTGCTTGACGGCATCTTCATAGCGGGGACATGCTCCGGTCCCAAGCCCATCCAGGAGTCCATTGCGGAAGCGAACGCCGTGGCCAGCAGGGCAAGCACATTCCTGCACAATGACGAGATGGAGGTGGACCTGACCACAGCCTGCATAGATCCTTTGGTGTGCATTGGCTGCGAAGTCTGCAAAGAAGGCTGCAACTACTCCGCTGTCATGAAAGAAGAGGATAAGTTCACTGTTGGTGAGATAAGCTGTAAATCATGTGGTAAATGCGTTTCCTCTTGCCCCAGCGGTGCCCTCCAGCTGAGGGGTTTGACCGATGACCAGATCGAGGCTCAGATCAAGGGAATTCTTGAACAGGCTCCAGGTTCCATCGTGGCGCTCTGCTGTCAGCACTGCAGCTACAACGCAGCCGATCTCGCTGGGCTGGCTAAGCGCAAGTACACTTCCAAGGTGAAGATCATCAGGACACCTTGCACTGGCAGGATCTCCATGAATCATATTCTCACTGCCTTTGTCAACGGCGCTTCAGGGGTGATGGTGGCAGGCTGCATGGAGGATGACTGTCATTACGTGGACGGTAACTACGCGGCAAAGGAGAAGGTCAAGAAGATCAGGGAGATGCTTGAGCTGATGGGCATCAGCGGTGAGAGGGTGGAGATGTTCAATATGTCTTCCTCGATGGGAGGAAGGTGGATCGAGTGTGTCAACGAGATGGAGGGGAGATGCCAATGA